One window from the genome of Bdellovibrio sp. NC01 encodes:
- a CDS encoding helix-turn-helix transcriptional regulator — protein sequence MQDHLSQTFSALADPTRRAILARLSKGETSVSELAEPFLKEMSLPAVTKHLKVLEKAGLVTKSREAQWRPCKLNGTPLKEASDWMDFYRQFWEESFDRLDEYLKTVTAKKKAKGKSHGRKK from the coding sequence ATGCAAGACCATCTCAGCCAAACTTTCTCAGCCCTTGCAGACCCAACTCGCCGAGCGATTCTGGCGCGCCTTTCAAAGGGCGAAACCAGCGTGTCGGAATTAGCAGAACCTTTTTTGAAAGAGATGAGTCTGCCTGCTGTCACAAAACATTTAAAAGTTTTGGAGAAAGCAGGACTTGTTACGAAATCTCGCGAAGCGCAGTGGCGACCGTGTAAGTTGAATGGCACTCCCCTGAAAGAGGCTTCTGACTGGATGGATTTCTATCGACAATTTTGGGAAGAAAGTTTTGATCGTTTGGATGAATACCTAAAAACTGTAACCGCTAAAAAGAAAGCGAAAGGAAAAAGCCATGGGCGCAAAAAATAA
- a CDS encoding S8 family serine peptidase yields MKRTFELSHLLTGLILSSLMLTACSKQESPMAGSANAEFLDGLYSTRPTVEEPVITILKLQTPALLETAKRENGKLKVDAKLLKAIQAEQEATIAELQKISSDIRVLIRYKYVLNAVTVWAPASALEQIKALPNVTLSEKSAAFSRPVLQGDAKVTAAVGEHTSVNFIGSDAAYAQGIHGEGLRVGIIDTGIDYTHKMLGGEGTEEAYKAVDPSKANAGFPNKKVVGGIDLVGTEYNTASADYRKRIPVPDANPLDEAGHGSHVAGTVAGHGDGINTYDGVAPAADLYAIKVFGAKGSTSDEVVIAALEYAVNPSGDMKFEDQLDVVNLSLGSGYGSAHIMYNQAIKNLTRGGTVVVASGGNSGDVPYIVGAPGVSDDAISVASSVDNTNQNILSPAATFTSSAGSFQAEAIEAAVTKPLSDIEKAEGVLVYAGVADKDFTGELKDKIAGNVALIDRGVVAFADKIKRAQDAGAIAVVVANNADGAPIVMGGEGNFDIPAVMISLDNAKKVKEAMAAAAVSVNLKSGAFVEKAWLIDTISTFSSRGPRSEDGMIKPEIAAPGTNIISAAVGGGAKGTQMSGTSMAGPHIAGVMALLKQKFPTLSPLELKSVLLSHGKIIGDEKKKQYPVARQGAGRVQVAESLKAKVISVPSTVSLGITDIEKTKTLAREITLKNISAEAVTVKAVWTGHKALKVAAPATTLAAGESKTILVTAKIDASQMATANDELDGFLNFATDKENVLQMPVLAVARQISQISASKVVVHSSSAADSAGSLAEVTLQNKGNNPGTAYLFNLIDVDGRKKDSRPDLVHNRNCDMQSAGYRVVEKDGARVLQIAVKLYESMTTWNRCEVNVQIDGNHDGITDQEISGLQQSNLPGLTADSFVSLLLDGSTARELRKKYEADFAADPTKAKEDYSSAVIDMRDMGVFDNSTLAIIEADISALAISDTGELQIKISTTHEDSGAIEYDDYLNNQATEWKKISLEKMGAGYASLPEEITLQGQESVTVPLLKGYGANDLILYAPQNRSVRDVLLEDNQSQVVPSSFEE; encoded by the coding sequence ATGAAACGCACATTTGAACTATCTCACCTCTTAACCGGCCTGATTCTTTCAAGCTTGATGTTAACAGCATGTAGCAAACAAGAATCTCCAATGGCGGGTTCTGCGAATGCCGAATTCCTTGATGGTTTGTATTCAACTCGTCCCACAGTGGAAGAGCCTGTTATCACAATTCTGAAACTTCAAACTCCTGCTTTGCTAGAAACAGCAAAACGTGAAAATGGTAAATTAAAAGTCGATGCAAAACTTTTGAAAGCCATCCAGGCAGAGCAAGAAGCAACAATCGCTGAGCTGCAAAAAATCTCTTCAGACATTCGTGTGTTGATTCGTTATAAATACGTCCTGAATGCAGTGACAGTGTGGGCTCCGGCAAGTGCGCTTGAGCAAATCAAAGCTCTTCCTAATGTGACTTTGTCTGAAAAATCTGCGGCGTTTTCTCGCCCCGTTCTTCAAGGAGATGCGAAAGTCACTGCGGCCGTTGGTGAACACACATCAGTGAACTTCATTGGCAGCGATGCCGCTTACGCTCAAGGTATTCATGGTGAAGGTTTGCGTGTGGGTATCATCGATACAGGTATCGACTATACTCACAAAATGTTAGGGGGCGAAGGAACCGAAGAGGCTTACAAAGCCGTTGATCCTTCCAAAGCAAATGCGGGTTTCCCAAATAAGAAAGTTGTCGGCGGTATTGACCTTGTTGGTACTGAATACAACACCGCTTCAGCAGACTATCGTAAACGCATTCCTGTTCCAGACGCGAATCCTTTAGATGAAGCCGGTCACGGCAGTCACGTTGCCGGCACAGTGGCTGGTCACGGTGATGGCATCAACACGTATGATGGTGTGGCTCCAGCCGCGGATCTTTATGCGATCAAAGTTTTCGGTGCGAAAGGTTCAACTTCGGATGAAGTTGTTATCGCAGCCCTTGAATACGCGGTGAATCCGTCAGGCGACATGAAATTTGAAGACCAATTGGACGTTGTGAACTTGTCTTTGGGTAGCGGTTATGGCAGCGCTCATATCATGTACAACCAAGCTATTAAAAATTTAACTCGTGGCGGAACTGTTGTTGTTGCTTCGGGTGGTAATTCGGGTGACGTTCCTTATATCGTAGGCGCGCCGGGTGTGTCTGACGATGCAATCTCTGTTGCATCAAGCGTTGATAACACAAATCAAAACATCCTTTCCCCTGCAGCAACCTTCACTTCATCAGCTGGTTCATTCCAAGCGGAAGCAATCGAAGCCGCGGTTACAAAACCCTTATCTGATATTGAAAAGGCCGAAGGCGTTCTTGTTTACGCAGGTGTCGCCGACAAAGACTTCACAGGCGAATTAAAAGACAAAATCGCTGGCAATGTCGCTTTGATTGATCGTGGTGTTGTCGCATTCGCTGATAAAATCAAAAGAGCGCAAGATGCGGGCGCGATCGCGGTTGTTGTCGCAAACAATGCTGACGGCGCACCTATCGTTATGGGCGGCGAAGGCAACTTTGACATCCCTGCGGTGATGATCTCTTTAGATAATGCCAAAAAAGTTAAAGAGGCGATGGCTGCCGCTGCCGTTTCTGTAAATTTGAAATCAGGCGCTTTTGTTGAAAAAGCATGGTTGATCGATACCATCTCAACATTCTCTTCACGCGGTCCCCGCTCTGAAGACGGTATGATTAAACCTGAAATTGCGGCTCCGGGTACAAACATTATCTCTGCCGCTGTGGGTGGTGGTGCTAAGGGCACACAAATGTCTGGGACGTCGATGGCGGGTCCACACATTGCCGGTGTTATGGCATTGTTGAAACAAAAATTCCCAACACTTTCTCCACTAGAATTGAAATCCGTATTGCTTTCGCACGGTAAAATCATCGGTGATGAAAAGAAAAAGCAATATCCAGTGGCTCGTCAAGGTGCAGGCCGCGTGCAAGTGGCTGAATCCTTGAAAGCGAAAGTCATCAGCGTTCCTTCAACAGTATCGTTGGGCATCACTGACATCGAAAAAACTAAAACGTTGGCTCGTGAAATCACTTTGAAAAACATCAGTGCTGAAGCTGTGACAGTGAAAGCCGTTTGGACTGGTCATAAAGCTTTGAAAGTTGCGGCACCTGCAACAACTTTGGCTGCGGGTGAAAGCAAAACGATTCTTGTAACAGCAAAAATCGACGCTTCACAAATGGCGACAGCAAATGATGAACTTGATGGTTTCTTGAACTTTGCAACTGACAAAGAAAACGTTTTGCAAATGCCTGTTCTTGCCGTGGCAAGACAGATTTCGCAAATCTCGGCTTCTAAAGTCGTAGTGCACTCTTCATCGGCGGCAGACAGCGCTGGCAGCCTTGCGGAAGTGACTTTGCAAAACAAAGGCAACAACCCCGGCACGGCGTATTTGTTCAACTTGATCGATGTCGACGGTCGTAAAAAAGATAGCAGACCAGATCTAGTTCACAACCGTAACTGTGACATGCAATCGGCAGGTTACCGTGTGGTAGAAAAAGATGGCGCACGTGTATTGCAGATCGCTGTTAAACTTTATGAAAGCATGACGACTTGGAATCGCTGCGAAGTGAATGTGCAAATCGATGGCAATCATGATGGCATCACAGACCAAGAAATTTCAGGACTTCAACAATCAAACCTTCCAGGGTTGACTGCAGATTCCTTCGTAAGTCTTCTTTTGGACGGCAGCACAGCTCGTGAGCTTCGCAAGAAGTACGAAGCTGACTTCGCGGCCGACCCAACAAAAGCCAAAGAAGATTACTCAAGCGCGGTGATTGACATGCGTGATATGGGAGTCTTCGATAATTCTACTTTAGCGATTATCGAGGCCGACATCAGTGCCCTTGCGATCAGCGATACTGGAGAGTTGCAGATTAAAATTTCAACGACGCATGAAGATTCGGGTGCGATTGAGTACGACGACTACTTGAATAACCAAGCGACAGAGTGGAAGAAAATCTCTTTAGAAAAAATGGGTGCGGGTTATGCTTCATTGCCTGAAGAGATCACTTTGCAAGGTCAAGAATCAGTGACTGTGCCTTTGCTTAAGGGTTACGGCGCCAACGATTTGATCTTGTACGCGCCACAAAATCGTTCGGTGCGTGATGTGCTTCTTGAAGACAACCAATCTCAGGTTGTCCCAAGCAGCTTTGAAGAATAG
- a CDS encoding branched-chain amino acid aminotransferase, with translation MTDIQITLTKEPKALPPTDNLGFGNYFTDHMFVAKYSEDKGWYEAKILPYGPLPLDPGASVFHYGQALFEGMKAFRQADGKIVFFRPEFNQVRMAQGAERMCLEAPPMELFMKGLHEVVKADARWIPNEPNTSLYIRPTLIGTESFLGVRPSRETMFFIMLSPVGSYYAEGVKPVKIWTEEKYLRAAPGGLGAVKAGANYASSLKAALEAKKKGYAQVLWLDVEHQGIEEVGTMNVFFVFNNEIVTPALNGSILNGGTRDAIVELLKHKNLPIVERKITITEVVERLQKGELREAFGTGTAAVISPIGELHYRDKDWKINGGQTGELSTQLYKEITGIQRGELPDPFNWITPLK, from the coding sequence ATGACAGACATTCAAATCACGCTGACAAAAGAGCCTAAAGCACTTCCTCCAACTGACAATCTTGGATTCGGTAACTACTTCACAGACCATATGTTTGTGGCGAAGTATTCTGAAGATAAGGGTTGGTATGAAGCGAAGATCTTGCCTTACGGTCCTTTGCCGCTTGATCCGGGTGCTTCGGTATTCCACTACGGCCAAGCTTTGTTCGAAGGGATGAAAGCCTTCCGCCAAGCTGATGGCAAAATCGTGTTCTTCCGCCCCGAATTCAATCAAGTTCGTATGGCTCAAGGTGCAGAACGTATGTGTTTGGAAGCGCCACCAATGGAACTATTCATGAAGGGTTTGCATGAGGTCGTTAAAGCCGATGCTCGTTGGATTCCTAATGAACCAAACACGTCTTTGTACATCCGTCCTACTTTGATTGGGACGGAGTCGTTCTTGGGTGTACGCCCATCACGCGAAACAATGTTCTTCATTATGCTTTCACCTGTGGGCTCTTATTACGCTGAAGGCGTGAAACCAGTTAAAATTTGGACTGAAGAAAAATATCTTCGTGCAGCGCCTGGTGGTTTGGGTGCGGTTAAAGCGGGTGCGAACTATGCATCAAGCTTGAAAGCGGCACTTGAAGCTAAGAAAAAAGGCTATGCACAAGTCTTGTGGTTGGACGTTGAACATCAAGGTATCGAAGAAGTTGGTACGATGAATGTGTTCTTCGTATTCAACAACGAAATCGTAACACCGGCATTGAATGGCAGCATTTTGAATGGCGGCACTCGCGATGCGATCGTCGAACTTCTGAAACACAAAAATCTTCCGATCGTTGAAAGAAAAATCACGATCACTGAAGTTGTTGAACGTTTGCAAAAAGGCGAATTGCGCGAAGCTTTCGGTACAGGTACAGCAGCGGTTATCTCTCCTATCGGTGAACTTCACTACCGAGATAAAGACTGGAAAATCAACGGTGGCCAAACTGGCGAGTTGAGCACTCAACTGTACAAAGAAATCACTGGCATCCAACGCGGTGAACTTCCAGATCCATTCAACTGGATCACTCCATTAAAATAA
- a CDS encoding PPK2 family polyphosphate kinase: MTKDKDFFLKKKKLSSFSTEGEDFCKFDKAELVEKTKELGDDLADLQELIFAESKYKILIILQGLDTSGKDGTVKHVFGATNPQGVRVVSFKAPTELELAHDYMWRIHKEAPEKGELVIFNRSHYEDYIVPRVHGTLNNKLVRQRMDDIKAFEKMLAAQDFVIFKFFLHISLSEQAERLRERLDNAEKHWKFQLSDLTERRHWREYHKAYEEIIQHTHTDDCPWYIIPADNKPIRNYLISKILVHRLKNLKSHLPEFNPKVIKKLKEEAQRILPHKK; encoded by the coding sequence ATGACGAAAGATAAAGACTTCTTCCTAAAAAAGAAAAAACTTTCGTCATTCAGCACCGAGGGCGAAGACTTCTGTAAGTTTGATAAAGCCGAGCTTGTGGAGAAAACCAAAGAACTTGGCGACGATCTTGCCGACCTTCAAGAACTGATCTTTGCGGAATCTAAATATAAAATTCTAATTATTTTGCAGGGTCTGGACACCTCGGGCAAAGACGGCACTGTCAAACACGTCTTCGGAGCGACCAACCCTCAAGGCGTGCGCGTCGTTTCCTTCAAAGCTCCGACGGAACTTGAGCTTGCCCATGATTATATGTGGCGCATTCATAAGGAAGCCCCAGAAAAAGGCGAGCTCGTCATTTTCAATCGCAGTCATTACGAAGATTATATCGTGCCACGTGTACACGGCACTTTAAACAATAAGCTTGTAAGACAGCGCATGGACGACATCAAAGCATTCGAAAAAATGCTTGCCGCACAAGATTTTGTTATTTTTAAATTCTTCTTGCACATTAGTCTTTCCGAACAAGCTGAACGCTTGCGCGAACGTTTAGATAACGCTGAAAAACACTGGAAGTTTCAATTAAGCGACCTGACAGAACGCCGCCACTGGCGCGAATATCATAAAGCCTATGAGGAGATCATCCAACACACGCATACGGATGACTGTCCATGGTATATCATCCCGGCTGACAACAAGCCTATTCGCAACTATCTGATTTCAAAAATTCTTGTACATCGCTTAAAAAATTTGAAATCACATCTGCCGGAGTTCAATCCCAAAGTGATCAAGAAATTAAAAGAAGAAGCGCAAAGAATTTTGCCGCATAAGAAATAA
- a CDS encoding NAD(P)-dependent oxidoreductase — translation MKIGFMGLGHMGAKMAARLLDKGFDLTVYNRTPEKAEPLVAKGAKIAYSPLDLHDCHIIISMVADDKALENLVYGERGLLKVLEPGTIHISMSTISPALADHMEADHHMCNSFFVGAPVFGRPEAAAEGKLFIMTGCDDQLLKSCQKIFDALSQKVFHVSEDPAHAHLTKVLGNFMLISSIQMLSEALALAQKSGLDQKLFLEAMTGSIFSAPIFKNYGSMIVDKMYEKNVAFALPLALKDLRLAQEAAASARSPLPMASHVHDQVMTAIARGMAEMDLSALGKFAAENAGVSQ, via the coding sequence ATGAAAATCGGATTTATGGGGCTCGGTCACATGGGTGCAAAGATGGCCGCAAGACTCTTAGATAAAGGCTTTGATCTTACGGTATACAATCGAACACCAGAAAAAGCGGAACCCTTGGTGGCAAAGGGCGCAAAAATCGCTTATTCTCCTCTGGATCTGCATGATTGTCACATCATCATCTCGATGGTTGCGGATGATAAAGCGCTTGAAAATCTGGTTTATGGCGAGCGCGGCCTTTTAAAAGTTCTAGAACCCGGTACGATTCACATTTCAATGAGCACCATTAGCCCCGCATTAGCCGATCATATGGAAGCGGATCACCATATGTGCAACAGCTTCTTCGTCGGCGCACCGGTCTTTGGCAGACCCGAGGCCGCGGCAGAAGGAAAGCTCTTCATCATGACCGGTTGTGATGATCAGCTCTTGAAGAGCTGTCAAAAAATCTTCGACGCTCTTTCGCAAAAAGTTTTCCATGTCAGTGAAGATCCCGCACACGCGCATCTTACCAAAGTTCTTGGCAACTTCATGCTAATCTCAAGCATTCAAATGTTGTCAGAGGCCTTGGCGCTTGCGCAAAAATCCGGTCTTGATCAGAAGCTTTTCTTGGAAGCTATGACGGGCTCTATTTTCTCGGCTCCGATATTTAAAAACTATGGCTCGATGATCGTGGATAAGATGTATGAAAAGAATGTCGCTTTCGCATTGCCTTTGGCTTTAAAAGATTTGCGTTTGGCGCAAGAAGCGGCGGCTTCGGCAAGAAGTCCATTGCCAATGGCAAGTCACGTGCACGATCAAGTCATGACAGCAATTGCCAGAGGCATGGCGGAAATGGACCTCAGTGCTCTGGGCAAATTTGCCGCAGAAAACGCTGGGGTCTCGCAATAA
- a CDS encoding OsmC family protein — translation MERTASAYWRGSIQRGRGEVTTASGVLKNSPYSFSTRFENAPGTNPEELIAAAHASCFAMALSGALTKAGFEPKALDVTAAVSIEKDGEGFTVRSSKLKLRAQVPNIDGAKFSTIAEDAKKNCPISKLLNAEITLEARLEGAQNYGSPSKPSQQSSSAV, via the coding sequence ATGGAACGTACAGCTTCAGCCTATTGGCGAGGTTCAATCCAACGCGGTCGCGGTGAAGTCACTACTGCGAGCGGTGTCCTTAAAAACTCACCTTATTCATTCTCGACACGTTTTGAAAATGCACCGGGCACCAACCCCGAAGAGCTTATCGCGGCGGCACACGCAAGTTGCTTTGCGATGGCCTTATCAGGTGCCTTGACGAAAGCGGGCTTTGAACCGAAAGCCTTGGATGTGACGGCAGCCGTGAGCATTGAAAAAGATGGCGAAGGCTTTACCGTGCGCTCTTCCAAACTGAAATTACGTGCGCAAGTTCCAAACATTGATGGCGCCAAATTTAGTACGATCGCCGAAGATGCGAAAAAGAACTGCCCGATTTCAAAATTATTGAACGCCGAAATTACTTTGGAAGCTCGCCTTGAAGGCGCGCAAAATTACGGCAGTCCATCCAAACCGAGCCAACAAAGCAGCTCGGCCGTATAG
- a CDS encoding GNAT family N-acetyltransferase — protein MDTQVRHESHKNRFIANVQGGEAILKYRRGPGNSYDLLSTNAPEEARGQNIGDKLVRSAIQVAKDENVQIIGTCPYVRHWFEKHPEERAILWNGDQPQMEAFF, from the coding sequence ATGGATACGCAAGTTCGTCATGAATCCCACAAGAATCGTTTCATCGCTAACGTGCAGGGAGGCGAAGCCATCCTTAAATACCGCCGTGGTCCCGGTAATTCCTATGACTTATTAAGTACCAACGCCCCCGAGGAGGCACGGGGACAGAACATAGGAGATAAGCTGGTTCGATCGGCCATTCAAGTGGCAAAGGACGAAAACGTGCAAATCATCGGCACGTGCCCTTATGTCAGACACTGGTTTGAAAAACATCCCGAAGAACGCGCCATCTTATGGAACGGGGATCAGCCGCAGATGGAGGCGTTCTTCTGA
- a CDS encoding VOC family protein encodes MQKIVTNLWFDSEAESAAKFYVSVFKNSKIKTVNHYGDAVAKMAGRSVGQVMVVSFELDGQEYIALNGGPMFKFNHAISLMVKCADQKEIDYFWEKLSEGGEEEPCGWLRDKYGLSWQIVPKQMDEMMSDKDSRRADQVMKAMANMKKLDLEKLTAAFNSKGSDQEASL; translated from the coding sequence ATGCAAAAGATTGTCACAAACTTATGGTTTGATTCAGAGGCCGAGTCGGCTGCGAAATTTTACGTCTCTGTATTTAAGAATTCGAAAATCAAAACCGTGAATCACTACGGCGACGCGGTCGCGAAAATGGCGGGCCGTTCGGTCGGGCAGGTGATGGTTGTCAGTTTTGAATTGGATGGCCAAGAATATATCGCACTGAATGGCGGCCCGATGTTTAAATTTAATCACGCGATTTCTTTGATGGTGAAATGTGCTGATCAAAAAGAGATCGATTATTTCTGGGAAAAACTTTCCGAAGGCGGGGAGGAAGAACCCTGCGGTTGGCTGCGCGATAAATATGGGCTGTCTTGGCAAATCGTGCCCAAACAAATGGATGAGATGATGTCTGATAAAGACTCACGCCGCGCGGATCAGGTGATGAAGGCAATGGCCAATATGAAGAAACTCGATCTTGAAAAATTAACGGCAGCCTTCAATAGCAAAGGCAGCGATCAAGAAGCGTCGTTATAA
- a CDS encoding radical SAM/SPASM domain-containing protein — protein MSKRFQKINIEISNICNLQCSFCPEVIRAKKTMPVDLFERIIQQVAPLTEQVCFHLMGDPLVHPQLADFVQICEKHDVKIFLVSNGVLLREKQAELLLNPAFRQVNFSLHSFNDNYPDRDPTTYLEKIFAYTERAMSERPDLYINYRLWNLQDVRGGTDRNRDILKRICERFQVNVEDKIDVRLKKSIHLKNRLYLHFDTEFIWPSMDLPVLGTKGTCYGLSSHFGILVDGTVVPCCLDKEGAIPLGNISATDISEILDSSRSRDILEGFRRRKLMEGLCQRCQYIERFS, from the coding sequence ATGAGTAAACGCTTTCAAAAGATCAATATCGAAATCAGCAATATCTGCAATCTTCAGTGCAGCTTTTGTCCTGAGGTCATTCGTGCTAAGAAAACGATGCCTGTTGATCTTTTTGAACGAATCATTCAGCAAGTAGCGCCCCTGACAGAACAAGTTTGTTTTCATTTGATGGGTGATCCCCTGGTTCACCCGCAGTTAGCGGATTTCGTGCAGATCTGCGAAAAACATGACGTTAAAATTTTCCTGGTTTCTAATGGCGTGCTTCTTCGCGAAAAGCAGGCTGAGTTATTATTGAACCCTGCATTTCGTCAGGTGAATTTTTCTTTGCACAGTTTCAACGACAATTATCCTGATCGTGATCCGACAACTTATCTTGAGAAAATTTTCGCTTACACCGAACGCGCGATGAGCGAGCGCCCTGATCTTTACATCAACTATCGTCTTTGGAACTTACAAGATGTTCGTGGTGGGACGGATCGCAATCGCGACATTCTGAAACGAATCTGCGAACGCTTTCAAGTGAACGTCGAAGACAAAATTGATGTGCGTCTTAAAAAAAGCATTCACCTGAAGAATCGCCTGTATCTTCACTTCGATACGGAATTCATTTGGCCGTCGATGGACCTTCCCGTTTTAGGAACAAAAGGAACTTGCTACGGACTGTCTTCACACTTCGGAATTTTGGTTGATGGCACCGTCGTGCCGTGCTGCCTTGATAAAGAAGGTGCGATTCCTTTAGGAAATATTTCTGCGACAGATATTTCGGAGATTTTAGATTCTTCGCGCTCTCGCGACATCCTTGAAGGCTTCCGCCGCAGAAAGCTGATGGAGGGCCTTTGTCAGCGCTGTCAGTATATTGAAAGATTTTCTTAG
- a CDS encoding ABC transporter substrate-binding protein codes for MLALGLAIVLCVPTIAHCAEESLKIGVNSDYAMPLIKVKNTETSRELQSGILKELGSEIANELERKPQWMLLPKRRVAPALIAGDVDVICHLNEVWQPAIRNDVWWSQELYRSNNVIVTLKDTKTPRSIKDLHGKRVGTVLNFIYTNLDDDFKKGLIQREDGPSNESNVQKLLHHRLNYVVMSNIEFQYYKKSYPNLVDVDFGLDSIMTKCALSKKSKISLSALNRAIENIKKSGTLERIFKSYY; via the coding sequence TTGTTAGCGCTTGGCCTTGCGATCGTACTGTGTGTTCCAACAATCGCGCATTGTGCAGAAGAAAGCCTTAAAATTGGCGTCAATTCAGACTACGCTATGCCGTTGATCAAAGTGAAAAACACGGAAACTTCACGCGAACTGCAAAGCGGAATTCTTAAAGAGCTAGGCTCTGAAATCGCCAACGAGCTTGAGCGCAAACCTCAATGGATGCTGCTGCCAAAGCGCAGGGTTGCTCCGGCATTGATTGCTGGCGATGTGGATGTGATCTGTCACCTAAACGAAGTGTGGCAGCCCGCCATTCGCAACGACGTCTGGTGGAGCCAAGAACTCTATCGCTCCAATAATGTCATCGTGACATTGAAAGATACGAAAACGCCAAGGTCTATTAAAGATTTGCACGGCAAACGGGTCGGTACTGTTTTGAATTTCATATACACAAACCTTGATGACGACTTCAAAAAGGGTTTGATTCAACGTGAAGACGGTCCCAGCAACGAAAGCAATGTGCAAAAACTTTTGCATCACCGTCTGAATTACGTCGTGATGTCTAACATAGAGTTTCAGTACTACAAAAAATCTTATCCTAATTTGGTGGACGTGGATTTCGGCCTGGATTCAATTATGACCAAATGTGCGCTGTCGAAAAAATCAAAAATCTCTTTGTCAGCTCTGAACCGCGCTATCGAAAACATCAAGAAAAGCGGGACTCTTGAAAGGATCTTTAAGTCCTATTATTAG
- a CDS encoding SRPBCC family protein, with amino-acid sequence MNENYNTIIAREIVTSRVFKVPRETLYRAWTTPEFLEMWWGPAGFTNTFQTYDLKPQGLWKFVMHGPDGIDYDNECEFIEVEKPSKLSWNHLSEPPFQVTVTFDEVSKDSAKVTFRMLFNTAAECETIKKYALAANEQNMEKLEALLEDIV; translated from the coding sequence ATGAACGAAAATTACAACACCATTATCGCAAGAGAAATTGTCACATCGCGCGTCTTTAAAGTTCCGCGTGAAACACTTTACCGTGCGTGGACGACGCCAGAGTTTTTAGAGATGTGGTGGGGCCCCGCAGGCTTCACCAACACCTTTCAAACCTATGACTTAAAACCGCAAGGCTTGTGGAAATTTGTGATGCATGGACCTGATGGCATTGATTACGACAATGAGTGCGAATTTATCGAAGTTGAAAAGCCTTCGAAGCTTTCATGGAATCATCTTTCCGAGCCCCCTTTTCAAGTCACGGTAACGTTCGACGAAGTCAGTAAGGACTCTGCGAAGGTGACATTTAGAATGCTCTTCAATACGGCGGCAGAATGTGAAACGATTAAGAAGTATGCTTTAGCTGCCAATGAACAAAACATGGAAAAGCTCGAAGCTCTTCTTGAAGACATCGTTTAA
- a CDS encoding SRPBCC family protein, translating into MGAKNNSDELHLTRVYDAPVKLVWDAWTDPKQVAKWWGPRGFTITTHSKDLRPGGIWHYTMHGPDGTDWPNKTLYHEVEKYSRLVYDHGGNDVQKPLFKVTVTFKETNGKTKMDMTMKFESPERAREIAVFIKQAGGNSTWDRLAEFLEKDTTGKDKFVINRSFNADINTVFDMWTNPEHVAKWLPPTGMTMKYLHVDIKPGGKSFFMMTNGQGLTMYGLQQYLEVTKPSRFVYTQQFADENENISRHPMAPTWPENMLTTVQFSVEDEETTRVTVTWEPWGKASAEEIATFVKERAGMTQGWTGSFDKLEEYLAKR; encoded by the coding sequence ATGGGCGCAAAAAATAATTCCGATGAGCTACACCTGACACGAGTTTATGATGCTCCCGTGAAACTTGTTTGGGATGCGTGGACGGATCCAAAACAAGTCGCAAAATGGTGGGGCCCGCGTGGCTTTACAATCACGACTCACAGTAAAGATCTAAGACCTGGCGGCATCTGGCACTACACTATGCACGGGCCCGATGGCACAGACTGGCCCAATAAAACTTTGTATCATGAGGTCGAAAAATATTCGCGCTTGGTTTACGACCACGGCGGTAACGACGTTCAAAAACCTCTCTTCAAAGTGACGGTCACTTTTAAAGAGACCAACGGCAAAACTAAAATGGACATGACGATGAAATTCGAAAGTCCAGAACGCGCTCGCGAAATCGCGGTGTTCATTAAACAAGCCGGCGGCAATTCCACTTGGGATCGCTTGGCAGAGTTCTTGGAAAAAGATACGACTGGTAAAGACAAGTTCGTTATCAATCGTTCGTTCAATGCTGACATCAACACCGTCTTTGATATGTGGACGAATCCAGAGCACGTCGCAAAATGGCTGCCACCGACAGGTATGACGATGAAGTACCTTCATGTCGACATCAAACCCGGCGGCAAATCATTCTTCATGATGACGAATGGCCAAGGACTTACAATGTACGGATTGCAACAGTACTTAGAAGTGACAAAACCAAGTCGCTTCGTTTACACGCAACAATTCGCGGATGAAAATGAAAACATCTCACGCCACCCAATGGCACCGACGTGGCCTGAAAACATGTTAACCACAGTGCAGTTTAGCGTCGAAGACGAAGAGACAACACGCGTGACTGTAACATGGGAACCGTGGGGCAAAGCTTCTGCGGAAGAGATCGCTACATTCGTCAAAGAAAGAGCCGGCATGACTCAAGGTTGGACGGGTTCATTCGATAAACTTGAAGAGTACTTGGCTAAACGCTAA